The Populus alba chromosome 6, ASM523922v2, whole genome shotgun sequence genomic interval CAGCAGGTAAGTTCTCTTCCCCGCTTTTgcaaatataattcacttgtcACTGTGCATACCAACTTAATTCACCGGTTTATGCATGCACGCGTGAATCAGTTCAAGCGTGGCTAATGACCAGCCAGGTCGCTGCCTTAGACCAGTGATTAGGCTGAGCTGGATGGGTTCAGTCTAGTCTGTACGGGTTAAACTAAATCTAATCTACAAAAAGAGAGCTGAGATTAAGGCCCAGCCAGCCCAATTTAATCTGGGTAAGGATTTGTTTTGCAAAACACATATTTATACTaatcatctttattttattcctttttgttttgatatcttatcaaacaagcttatttttatatcaaaaaatttcaaaaaaaaataatggattattttaaatttatttgtgggTCTCTTATGCTTTTTCCCTTCGAtgattttactatatatatgatttgtagatttttattgtgaaatgtAAATTTATGATGTAATACATacctatcttttttatataaaaaaattacaaaaaaaaatatgtatatctagcttttaattcaaattttattaatttatttattggcactagaattaaatactatgttttttttttgtgttacataatatttaataatattagagttgaaagtatttatatttgaatatttattaatacCAGAGTTAGAAATATTAAAAGCATATCAATAGTataatacaataaatttttaataatttaaaataataaaaaaataaagggcaccagagaagaagatgagcactaaattatattgatattgTTGTTGATGGGAATTTGCCTGCTACTTCTTGTTGCGTCTTGCAGGAAAGATCAAGAGAAAGGTGGGAAGTTGAGTTTAGTGTTTTTGATTCGATGGTTTGgataatttcattattaaatcCCGATTGTACTACgatagtatttaatattttttaaaaaaattctttttactataaaatatattaaaataatatattttttatttttttattaatatttaaatataaaaaaataattataaaaaaaaactatgactAAAATACTCCCTGTGCCGTAAGTTACTATTCAGGCATTTAGGCGAACCTCCTCATAACCTATATGAACATACCATATCCTATAACCTTTTTCATTCAAGATATTCTACaacacatataataataaactaTCAAGAATTATTGAGTTCTAATAACtaatacaggaaaaaaaaaaaaaaaacaataaattaaggtCAATACAAAGGGCTATACAAAAAAGCTTAAGAAAACCTAGTTGGTGTCCAATCAAAACTAgttaattttacttttgataATCAAAACTAAATATTCCAACTCTCATTgactatttaaataaaacaaaaaaaaaatcataaatagaacaaaaaaatatatactaataaGAGAGAGttctaactaaatataaaaaagaattataaattaactatGAAAATATGATCAATCATAAACAGTAACTTTTGGATCTAATTTAGAAGTTTTACCAACATCATATAGttataaaaatttaaccaaacatgGCTTAAAAATTTACTAGCAAAATTTATGACTATTATCTTAAGGTTGTTCATTTTATTAACATCTCCTTGATGACCATTTTTATAGTAAACTTCTACCTGGTATCTCTaacaacttcaattttcttaaaaaatcattattaaattcaaatctcTAATATTTTATCTCCAAGTTTTAAGTAAAAGGCAACCTTAAAGTTTTtaagttgtttcttttaataGAAAATTGTTGTACACATGAAACAAAGCATCTTTATTTACAAAATCTATATCTAGATAGATTAACACTTAAATATCTCTATCTATAAATAAGACTAATAGGATGTGAACATATTACatctttaaaaaaccaattatgaacatgaaaattttaattaaatgagtATTTTTCTTGCCTCTCAAAGTATTCATTAAGGTATAAAGTAAATTATGAGTTTGAAACTTACAAATATAATTGTTTAAGAGTTTTTGTGATAGTGGCTCTTTTTCAaagtatattttacttgaaaatacattgaaataatttttttaaaaaaattatttttgatatcagcatattaaaattatttaaaaatatatataaaaaattatagcaatttttttttaataaaagcaaTTTTTAGTTAATACGGGAAGTTTGAAATAATCTATCGtgcaatatttgattttgtgaacGTTCAAcacttgatgatgatgaatattGATAATCATGATTCATGTGCCAAATGGCATACAGAACACGAAACCTTAGAATATTGATAATCTTGACAAGCttcttgttaaaataaaaataaaaaagccaacTAGAATATTGATTAGGTGAGTCGTTTAAATGAACAGAATTCTTTTGACGAAGTAATTCTCGAGAAGAAAATTTTCCAAAGGCACAGCaatatcattattttcattacaAGATATCTTAATTAGCTAGCAAGTACACACCttctaaaaaatcaagcataTACTGAGGACCTCGGGTTTTAGCATTTCAGTTTCTTTagtcatttaaaaattatggttaaattaattgtttttttttcttgcccgGCGCTCAAGCATTGCATATATCACAATTACAAGAGTGGAAGCCTGTGTTGttacttaagttttttttattatttttttttattgatcacaTTTGTAATTAAGTCTAGCAAAACCTAGGAAATTAAATTAGGTGCGTTGAAAAATTCATCACATATAGAAGAATTATCTGAATAAAAAATGCAAGGGAGTAGTTAAAACAATAAAGGAAGCAGTCATTAGATAACTTGTAATGACCAAATCATACCATTTTTTAGAACACGCTATTTACCTCATTTATTATATCCATGGCCATGACAATGGCGGTTTTGACAATTTTAAGCTTCTCAGAATTAGTCACAAGATTGGCCAAGTCctagaataatatatattaacgaCTTAATTTCCCTCTCCCTGTCTATAAATACCCATTTGAAGTTATTTAACTCATAGGCAAAGAGAATTGTTTACTAAATATATCACCGCAGGTTTGGAGTTGCTTGGGGTTCAATCTAGTGACTTAAACATGGCTTCACTTGGCATCTCCAGCCTAATTTCTACCTTGTTCCTTGTGTTGGCTCTTGCTACCACAGCTTCTTCTTCAAAAGTACTATCTCCAAATTACTATGATTATGTGTGTCCCGAAGCTTTACCAACTATCAAACGAGTTGTTGAGGCTGCAGTTTACAACGAAAGACGCATGGGTGCTTCTCTACTACGTCTACACTTCCATGATTGTTTTGTCAATGTATTGCACTAACCCATATCCTAATTAGTTATCACATGACAAGTCTCAACTACGTGTTCTTGTGATTGATTTGGTTTCTGTACTTATGATCATGCAGGGTTGTGATGCATCAATTCTTTTGGATTCAACATCCGCCTTTGATAGTGAAAAGAATGCGAAACCTAACAACAACTCAGCTAGAGGATTTGAAGTTATTGACCGAATCAAGTTGGAAGTGGACAAAGCCTGTGGACGTCCAGTGGTCTCTTGCGCGGATATCTTAGCAGTTGCAGCTCGTGATTCCGTGGTTGCGGTATGTACTTAATCTATCATTTCTACACTTCCATGTAATTTAGACAAATTGTCATACATAGTCAGctaatattattgttttgatgagCATGTCTCGTACCCGTATTTCTACATTCAAAGACATGAGGCTTTTTTCCTACTTTATATCATGATTCGGCTCGGTAtccatttattatatttgatgtcgtccatttctaaaaatataaaattttcgtTCACATTGCAGTACTTTGGTTTAGGGTTGAGAATTCTCCAAATTATTCCGATTATAGTGAATTCATTCGCCATATTAAACGCTGTATTTGTTTgtgattgtttcttttttgtttcacgTGATTTTCTCCCCATCTGTCTATGGGATCTGAACAGCTATGTATATTGTGCAGCTAGGAGGGCCAACATGGGCGGTGCAGCTAGGGAGGAGAGACTCGACCACAGCTAGCATAACCACCGCGAACAGTGACATCCCAGCACCGTCTATGGACCTCCCAGCCCTAATcaccaattttaaaaaacatggtttaaaTGAGAAAGACCTTGTAGTTCTCTCTGGAGCCCACACTATAGGGTTTGCACAGTGTTTTACCTTCAGAGCCAGAATCTACAATGAAGCTAACATCGACCCTAATTTTGCAAGAGAACGCAAATTAACATGTCCGAGCACTGGAGGTGACTCAAACCTTGCTCCTCTAAACCCAACTCCTTCATACTTTGATGCTTCATACTATAACGATTTGTTGAAGAAAAGAGGGTTATTTCACTCTGATCAAGCCCTCTTCAATGGAGGCTCAACTGATAGCTTGGTGAAGGCTTATAGCTCAAATGCCAACGCTTTCTGGACAGATTTTGCAAATTCTATGGTGAAGATGGGGAATATAAAGCCATTGACTGGAAAGCAAGGACAAACTCGTTTGAATTGCAGGAAGGTGAACTGAAATGTTTGCTCTTTAATTGGGTTGCATAATATAgaaatatatttctttgattatttttcaagcaATGTGTTGTTAAATAAGGCAGGGTTATTTACATCTTCTTGTGAGAAATTAAACTCCTGTGTGTGAGGTGAATCATGTGACTATTACATTTCAATTGTGTACTATATATATGCAACTCTGTTTTTCTAAGAGAATACCTGTGAATTgtgtgcttcttcttctttttttcctttttttttcacactaTTCAGTTGACTTCTATTATAACTTTTCGTGTGTGAATCATAAagtattgattttaattttactgTGTTAGTCTTTTCCTCtctacaaatataaatatagcaCAATTTCAACCTGACCGATTCAAGATCCGGGTTttgggttttgaccgggtcgttaggatcaaatttattttttaaaaaaattaaaactaagtcgttttaataaaaaaaattaatgggttgaAACCGGTTTTTGACCGGGTCTTGTCAGGCCAACCAAGTCGCCGGGATAGTCAGGTCATAtcagattttttcttctcctattttttcttcaacccgatcCGGTTTCAACAATAAGTTCCGGGTCAACCCGCCGAATTgcgccgggtttcaaaactacgacatgtaaactaaaaaaaaatatcaatctatgAAAACAGaagtccaaaaacaaaaaacctttaCACATAAAAACCACACTTACCGAGTGGAAAAAAACTACCGTATACACTAGTTGCAGTGACGGATCCTTGAAGGTAATGGGGAGGACAGTAGCCCGTAGGTTTTGAATAACATTACATTTTTCTTCATATACTTtaataaacttataattttatttctaatgttgaataaatttatttaattaggacTCTTActgtaaataatataattgtatATTACCAttcgtttttaaaaataagatttgtcCGTATATATTTATGAGATAAATAACtaataagatattattattaccccctaaacattataaaattttcaGCCTATAGAAAGATAGTAGAGCATCTATCTTTTTAATACTAGATTTataaattaacaattttttaaaatttgtaactttattttatttttcaaacaaaaaaaatcaaatataacagTTGTAAATATAAGCAGTCCAATAACTATGACTTTTTGTTCACTAAAGGAGAaggattttttgtttgttggagaagaagaaatctatttttattgatttaatctaGATCTAGAAGAAAGAACAAGAAtcggaatatatatatatatataaggagagctttttatgaattaaagggaatgagaattaaataaaaatggtgtataatataaaataaggaTATCTATAAAGATgtaaacatgtaaaaaatcGTGATGTAGTGCAGGAGATTttagtcaaataaaactcaCAACCACTCGCATcttgttgattaaaaaattcactttagtcatatgcaattaaaaatattaaataacaacaatattatatataaaaattcagaTTTCTCTGGATTTAAATTCTCAACCTTGCTTTCTTATCtttcaaccatagtttttaGACTTAGTTCAGTGACCGACCCGATCCAAGACCCGGATTCTAGGTTTTGACCGGGTTGcctgagtttattttttaaaaaaatcaaaacgatgtcgttttagtaaaaaaaaaataacaaaagttaGCGGGTTACAACCGGGTTTTTTTACCAGGTTTTGCTGGGTTAcaccaaattttttattttcctattttctttttaactcgGTCCGGTTCTAGTCTCGAGTCGACCAGCCAAACCaagtcgagttttaaaactatgctttcaaccaaatcaagcaaacaatatATAGGTTTGGCTTAGATTAATTAGATTTGGccaatatgatttatttatttttaattcaatagaAGATTTAAGAAGTTCCAAGTTTTCTAATGTAATAATCTTTCCCAATTACACAATTGAGAAATTGTAATTAGTAAAGGTATATTTAGAAATatggtaaatattatttttcaaaattattttcacttaaaaatatattataatattttttatttatgaaatcaatgcattaaaatgtttcaaaaacatctaaaaaatgaatttttaaaatttctttaaaaatacaattgtaCCCTATTTCCAAATACAccttaaataaaagttaataaatacATAATCATTAGGCTAAACCTTCTTATGTGCCTATATAATTTATCGGTGACAGTGCTATATATGTTTGTAGTTTTCTAGATAGTAtttgaaaaaagggaaaaaaaaaaaaaaaaaacaccaaattaaCGGAAAACTAACAAGGGATAAACCCGACAAGATATACAGGAAAGATGGGTCAAAGTCAAGCACTTTCTGGTGGCCCAGGAGGAAAGATTAGCAGCGAACTAGTAAACCCTGGTGCTAGCTTTAGAACCAAATACCATTAGCCCACAGGAAAACAATTGCTAGAAAAACCATGGAAGAGATATATGACAGCCCACTGAAGCTACCCTCCATCTCTGTGCAAGATGAATATAAGGACATTACTCTCTTTCTTGGGTTAGCTGAGATTGAAGATTATTTATCATGTGGAAGTGCTTTTTGACAAGAACATCAAGATGCTTCTCAACATCAGCAGGTAACAAGGCACTTAAATGGTGGGATCATGTAGCCCCAGCTCCAAAAGATCCCATTAATAGTGTAACTGAGGCTTTTCTTGCTGACA includes:
- the LOC118048143 gene encoding cationic peroxidase 1 encodes the protein MASLGISSLISTLFLVLALATTASSSKVLSPNYYDYVCPEALPTIKRVVEAAVYNERRMGASLLRLHFHDCFVNGCDASILLDSTSAFDSEKNAKPNNNSARGFEVIDRIKLEVDKACGRPVVSCADILAVAARDSVVALGGPTWAVQLGRRDSTTASITTANSDIPAPSMDLPALITNFKKHGLNEKDLVVLSGAHTIGFAQCFTFRARIYNEANIDPNFARERKLTCPSTGGDSNLAPLNPTPSYFDASYYNDLLKKRGLFHSDQALFNGGSTDSLVKAYSSNANAFWTDFANSMVKMGNIKPLTGKQGQTRLNCRKVN